A window of Vigna unguiculata cultivar IT97K-499-35 chromosome 4, ASM411807v1, whole genome shotgun sequence contains these coding sequences:
- the LOC114182089 gene encoding uncharacterized protein LOC114182089, producing the protein MMRLFDAHCHLQDPRIFSKAQQIIKTTQDTGVVYFVVNGVCEQDWHSVKHMAETFPCVIPCFGLHPWYVKERSPSWFKTLREYFDSTPSAAVGEIGVDKGSHGRKIDFSEQVEVLRQQLELAKELNKPASIHCVRAFGDLFELMKSMGPFPAGVILHSYLGSAEMVPEFSKLGAYFSFSGFLMSLKANKAKKMLKMVPFDRILLETDAPDALPVSNIDSLHFVEGDTSLTEELLHASTSGSSLGNSSHVSGNVSKLPKDMLNHPANIHNVLDYVASMLEISKEELAELSYQNAVRLLSYEGSKVLLK; encoded by the exons ATGATGAGACTGTTCGATGCGCACTGTCACCTGCAGGATCCCAGAATTTTCAGCAAGGCACAGCAGATCATAAAAACCACACAAGACACAGGCGTTGTGTACTTTGTCGTTAATGGGGTCTGCGAACAGGATTGGCACTCTGTGAAGCACATGGCCGAAACTTTCCCTTGCGTCATACCTTGCTTCGGACTCCATCCATG GTATGTGAAAGAACGGAGTCCCAGTTGGTTCAAAACGTTGAGAGAGTATTTTGATTCTACACCATCTGCTGCAGTTGGAGAG ATTGGCGTGGACAAAGGATCACATGGAAGGAAGATTGACTTTTCTGAGCAG GTTGAAGTATTGAGGCAGCAGCTTGAACTTGCAAAAGAGTTGAACAAGCCAGCATCTATTCATTGTGTTCGTGCTTTTGGTGATCTTTTTGAGCTAATGAA GTCTATGGGGCCTTTTCCTGCTGGGGTTATTCTTCATTCTTACCTAGGTTCTGCAGAGATGGTTCCTGAATTTTCCAAACTTGGTGCTTATTTTTCGTTCTCTGGGTTCCTTATGTCGCTAAAAGCGAATAAAGCAAAGAAAATGCTGAAGATG GTCCCTTTTGATAGGATTTTGTTGGAGACAGATGCACCTGATGCACTACCAGTGTCAAACATAGATTCTCTTCATTTTGTTGAAGGAGATACTTCTCTCACTGAAGAGCTTCTTCATGCTTCAACTTCTGGTTCTTCCCTCGGTAACTCATCTCATGTCTCGGGAAATGTTTCGAAGTTGCCAAAGGATATGCTCAATCATCCCGCAAATATTCATAAT GTACTTGATTACGTTGCATCTATGCTAGAAATTTCGAAAGAAGAACTAGCTGAATTAAGTTACCAGAATGCAGTCCGGTTATTATCCTACGAGGGTTCCAAAGTACTTCTAAAGTAG